From Butyrivibrio proteoclasticus B316, the proteins below share one genomic window:
- a CDS encoding AAA family ATPase: MNLEKLDAAVNSYKEAFAGRWNDERFKWDAVKQFQDNWDIKAEDLSAMIEEATGKTESLLTSVNNFPRRMIVHYAKQDPEAVRAMFIDLFDDKKDLAERISRFQDESQRLCDIHSPGKSHYQRPMAITVYLWLNNPEKYTIYKYSNFKSGAAYLESDYIPAKGHTTENIPELMKYLDALRDRLVEDKDFIKEYRDYLDDNSYDDPDNRMLALDFSHYVANVLVEKKEKNTEWLDPEFNPGISVDEWVELLNNEDVFNQQSREIIKRLEDYGGEATCTQLAARYGESANFYNVGSSSLGKRVQKKTGCKTLKNKNGKDEYWSILYKGRYASSDEDGVFVWKIRDELREAIKQVDISVDLYAGFEQDDVQYWWLNASPKVWRFSDISVGEVQTYSIYNENHHKRRIFQNFLDAKVGDLIIGYECYPTTQIVALAKIVKENDGEYIYFEKTEGLSAPIDIKELEETPELEKMEYFSTRQGSLFKLTKGEYEIIMDLIREQNPAPGKNEEEIKPQYDKQNFLDEVFMSESRYESLKNLLLNKKNVILQGAPGVGKTFAAKRLAYSILGEKDDSKIEFVQFHQSYTYEDFIMGYKPYEDGFRLEKGIFYRFCKKAENEPQNKFFFIIDEINRGNMSKIFGELLMLIERDYRGTKATLAYDGLSFAVPENLYIIGMMNTADRSLALIDYALRRRFSFFSMEPGFPSAGFKKYQESLKNETLDELILKIGELNKQIESEFGPGFCIGHSYFCGQKTCTSEWMRSVVDYEIIPMLEEYWFDDKSKVLKWANALEEIVASNDQ, translated from the coding sequence TAAACAACTTTCCTAGAAGAATGATTGTTCACTATGCAAAACAGGATCCCGAGGCAGTTCGTGCCATGTTTATAGATCTTTTTGATGATAAAAAGGACCTTGCGGAACGTATATCTAGATTCCAAGATGAATCTCAGAGACTATGCGATATTCATAGCCCTGGAAAGAGTCACTATCAAAGACCAATGGCTATTACGGTTTATCTTTGGCTGAACAATCCTGAGAAGTACACTATCTATAAGTATTCAAATTTTAAGAGCGGAGCAGCTTATCTTGAATCAGATTACATACCGGCTAAGGGCCATACAACGGAGAACATACCTGAACTGATGAAGTACCTGGATGCGCTTAGAGATAGACTTGTCGAGGATAAAGATTTCATAAAAGAATACAGGGATTACCTTGATGACAATAGTTATGATGATCCAGATAATAGAATGCTTGCTTTGGATTTCTCACATTATGTAGCAAATGTTCTTGTGGAGAAAAAAGAAAAAAATACAGAATGGCTTGATCCAGAATTTAATCCGGGTATATCTGTTGATGAGTGGGTGGAACTGCTGAATAATGAAGATGTTTTTAATCAACAGAGTCGCGAAATAATAAAGAGATTAGAGGATTATGGTGGAGAAGCTACGTGTACCCAGTTAGCTGCAAGATATGGTGAAAGTGCAAACTTTTATAATGTTGGCTCCAGTTCACTTGGAAAACGTGTACAAAAGAAGACTGGTTGTAAGACGTTAAAGAATAAAAATGGTAAGGATGAGTATTGGTCAATACTGTATAAAGGAAGATATGCAAGCAGTGATGAAGATGGAGTATTTGTCTGGAAAATAAGAGATGAACTTCGCGAAGCAATAAAGCAAGTAGATATTTCTGTTGATCTATATGCTGGTTTTGAGCAAGATGATGTACAGTATTGGTGGCTAAATGCTAGTCCAAAGGTATGGAGATTCTCTGACATTTCAGTAGGAGAGGTTCAGACTTATTCAATATACAACGAGAATCATCATAAACGTAGAATATTCCAGAATTTCCTCGATGCTAAGGTTGGAGATCTGATTATCGGTTATGAGTGTTACCCTACAACTCAGATAGTAGCGCTGGCTAAAATCGTTAAGGAAAACGATGGAGAATATATCTATTTTGAAAAGACTGAAGGACTCAGTGCGCCTATAGATATCAAAGAATTGGAAGAGACACCTGAGCTTGAGAAAATGGAGTATTTCTCAACAAGGCAGGGAAGTCTGTTTAAGCTTACCAAAGGCGAATATGAAATCATCATGGATCTCATCCGTGAGCAGAATCCGGCTCCTGGCAAGAATGAAGAAGAGATTAAGCCCCAATATGATAAACAGAATTTCCTTGATGAAGTGTTCATGTCAGAGAGTCGATATGAGTCATTGAAGAATCTGCTCTTGAATAAGAAAAATGTAATTCTTCAGGGAGCTCCTGGAGTTGGTAAGACATTTGCAGCAAAACGACTGGCATATTCAATCCTTGGAGAAAAGGATGACAGTAAGATAGAGTTTGTTCAATTCCACCAGAGTTATACGTATGAGGATTTCATAATGGGATATAAGCCATATGAAGATGGCTTTAGACTGGAAAAGGGAATCTTTTATCGTTTCTGTAAGAAGGCAGAAAATGAACCACAGAATAAGTTTTTCTTCATCATTGATGAGATAAACCGAGGAAATATGAGTAAGATCTTTGGCGAACTATTGATGCTGATAGAAAGAGATTATCGTGGAACAAAGGCAACATTAGCATATGATGGCCTGTCTTTTGCAGTTCCAGAAAATCTGTATATTATTGGAATGATGAATACTGCGGACAGAAGTCTTGCACTTATTGATTACGCTCTTAGAAGAAGATTTAGCTTCTTTTCTATGGAGCCAGGGTTCCCTTCTGCAGGTTTCAAAAAATATCAGGAATCGTTGAAGAATGAGACGTTGGATGAGCTTATTCTGAAGATAGGAGAATTGAATAAGCAGATTGAATCAGAGTTTGGACCAGGTTTTTGTATTGGACACAGCTATTTCTGTGGTCAGAAGACATGCACAAGCGAGTGGATGAGATCGGTTGTTGACTATGAAATTATTCCAATGCTTGAAGAGTACTGGTTTGACGATAAGAGCAAAGTTTTGAAGTGGGCAAATGCACTTGAGGAGATAGTAGCTTCTAATGATCAGTGA